The following DNA comes from Streptomyces pristinaespiralis.
CTTCCTGGCCACCCACGCCGAACGGGTCTACGCCGAACTCACCGACGGCCTCACCCGCACCCCGCGCCTGGACGAACTGACCGCCCTCGCCGCCCGCCACTTCCCCGGCCTGGTCCCCACCCCCGCCCAACTGGCCGACGACGCACGCCACATGCAGCGCAACAAGGAAGGCTGGGAGATCGCCGTCGGCATCTTCTTCCAGGCCGTCCTCAGCGCCCCCGCCGCCGGCAACCACCTGCTGCGCTCCATGCTGCGCCCCACCACCCGCGCCCGGGCCGCCCTGCTGGACTACCAGCTCACCGGCCGCGCCGACCTGGGCATCGCCACCGTCACCCGCCGCGACGGCATCGCCCACCTCGAACTGTGCAACGACGAGTTCCTCAACGCCGAGGACGACGCCGCCGTCGAAGCCCTGGAGACCGGCTGCGACCTGGTGCTCCTGGACCCCGCCAGCCACGTCGGCGTCCTGCGCGGCGCCGCCCAGACCCACCCCGCCCACGCCGGCCGCCGCGTCTTCAGCGCCGGCATCAACCTCACCCACCTCTACCACGGCGACATCTCCCTCCTCGGCTTCCTGCTGCGCCGCGAAGCCGGCTACATCGCCAAGTTCGTCCGCGGCCTGTGCCTCGAGGACGGCACGGGCGACACCGGCGACAACTGGTGGCCCGACGCCGACAAGCCCTGGGTCGGCGCCGTCGACGCCTTCGCCATCGGCGGCGGCCTGCAGATCCTGCCCGTCATGGACCGCGTCGTCGCCGCCGACGACGCCTGGTTCAGCCTCCCCGCCATGGAAGAGGGACTGGTGCCCGGCGTCTCCAACCTGCGCCTGCTGCACCCGGCCGGCTCCCGCCTCACCCGACGCCTCATCTTCTGGGGCCACAAACTGAACGCCCGCGACCCCGAAGCCGCCGTGATCGTCGACGAGACCGCCCCCGCCGACACCATGGACAGCGCCGTCGAACGCGCCGCCCAGCACCTCGACCACCCCGCCGTCGGCGCCAACCGGCGCATGCTCAACCTCGTCGAGGAACCCGCCGACCTCTTCCGCCGCTACCTCGCCCGGTACGCCTACGAACAGGCCCGCCTGCTCCACAGCCCCGCCCTCATCAGCACCCTCGAACGCACCTGGATCAACCGGAACCGCGGCGGATCCCGATGACCGTGCTCGACGCCCCCGCCGCCCCGCCGCCCGCCGCACCGGCCGGCCCGCCGCTGCCCGCCGCGACCGCGCTCGCGCTGTACCGGGCCATGGTCACCGGCCGCGCCTTCGACCGGCAGGCCACCGCCTTCACCCGGCAGGGCCGCCTCGCCGTCTACCCCTCCTCCCACGGCCAGGAGGCCTGCCAGACCGCGTCCGTCCTCGCGCTGCGCCCCACCGACTGGCTCTTCCCCACCTACCGCGAGAGCGTCGCCCTGCTCACCCGCGGCATCGACCCGGTGGAGGTCCTGACCCTCTTCCGCGGCGACCGCCACTGCGGCTACGACCCGCACGCCCACCGCACCGCCCCCCAGTGCACCCCACTGGCCACACAGTGCCTGCACGCCGCCGGACTCGCCGACGCCGCCCGCATGCGCGGCCACGACACCGTCGCCCTCGCCTACATCGGCGACGGTGCCACCAGCGAGGGCGACTTCCACGAAGCCGTCAACTACGCGGCCGTACGCCGCGCGCCCGTCGTCTTCCTGATCCAGAACAACCAGTACGCGATCAGCGTCCCGCTCGCCAAACAGACCGCCGCCCGCACCCTCGCCGACAAGGCCGCCGGCTACGGCGCCGCCGGCGTGCGCATCGACGGCAACGACGCCGCGGCCGTCCACACCGCCGTCGCCCGGGCCGCGCACCGCGCCCGCACCGGCGGCGGCCCCACCGTCGTCGAAGCCCTCACCTACCGCATCGAGGCCCATACCAACGCCGACGACGACACCCGCTACCGCAGCGCGGAAGAGGTCGCCGCCTGGGCGGACAAGGACCCCGTCGCCCGCCTCGAGCACCGCCTCCTCGCCGACGGCGTCCTCGACGAGGACACCCTCGCCGGCATCACCCGCGAGGCACAGGACCTCACCGCCCGCCTGCGCCGCACCTTCGCCTCCCCGCCCCGGCGCGACCCGGCCGAGATGTTCCAGCACGTCTACCACCAGCCGCCGCCCCACCTCAGGTCCCAGGCCGCCCTGCTCGCCGCGGAGACCGCCGCCGCGACGGGGGAGGACGCCTGATGCCCACCGACCCCGCCGCCGCCCGCACCGGCAAGAGCACCGCCGACGGCACCGTCACCATGGCCAAAGCCCTCAACACCGCCCTGCGCGACGCCCTGCGCGCCGACGAGAACACCCTCGTCTTCGGCGAGGACGTCGGCACCCTCGGCGGCGTCTTCCGCGTCACCGACGGCCTGGCCCGCGAATTCGGCGACGACCGCTGCTTCGACACCCCGCTCGCCGAATCCGCCATCATCGGCACCGCCGTCGGCATGGCCATGTACGGCTACCGGCCCGTCGTCGAGATGCAGTTCGACGCCTTCGCCTACCCCGCCTTCGAACAACTCGTCAGCCACGTCGCCAAGTTCCGCGCCCGCACCCGCGGCCAACTGCCGCTGCCGCTGACCGTCCGCATCCCCTACGGCGGCGGCATCGGGGGAGTGGAACACCACAGCGACTCCTCCGAGATCTACTACATGGCCACCCCCGGCCTCACCGTCGTCACCCCCGCCACCGTCGCCGACGCCTACTCCCTGCTGCGCCGCTCCATCGACTGGCCCGACCCCGTCGTCTTCCTCGAACCCAAACGCCTGTACTGGCACAAGGAGAAGACCGGGCTGCCCACCGACACCGGCCCGCTGGGCTGGGCCGCCGTCCGCCGCCGCGGCACCGACGCCACCCTCGTCACCTACGGCCCCGCCCTGCCCGCCGCCCTCGCCGCCGCCGAGGCCGCCGCGGAGAGCGGCCTGAGCCTGGAGGTCATCGACCTGCGCACCCTCGCCCCCTTCGACGAGGAGACCGTCGCCGCCAGCGTCGACCGCACCGGCCGCGCCGTCGTCGTCCACGAGGCCCACGGCTTCGCCGGCCCCGGCGCCGAGATCGCCGCCCGCATCACCGAACGCTGCTTCTACCACCTGGAAGCACCCGTACGCCGCGTCACCGGCTTCGACGTGCCCTACCCCGCACCCCTCCTCGAAAGCCACTACCTGCCCGACGTCCAGCGCATCCTGGACGCCGTCGCCACCCTGGAGTGGCCCGCCCGCCGGACGGCCGCCGCATGAACACCCGCACCACCGGCCCCTGGTACCGCAGCCCCGACCCCCGCCCCGGCGCCACCGTGCGACTGCTGTGCTTCCCGCACGGCGGCGGCACCACCGCCGCCTACCACCACTGGCCCGCCCTGCTGCCCGACAGCGTCGAACTGCACGCCGCCCAGTACCCCGGCCACGCCGACCGCATCACCGAACCCCTCCAGCACGACCTGCACACCCTCGCCGACCAGGCCGCCGCGGCCGCCCGCCCCCTGACCGGCGGCCCCTACGCCCTCTACGGCCACAGCCTCGGCGCCCTGGTCGCCTACGAGACCGCGCTGCGCCTCCAGGCCGCCGGAAGCCCCCCGCAGCGGCTCGTCGTCTCCGGCATGCCCGCACCCCACCTCGTACGCCCCGGCGCCGTCCACCGCGCCGGCGACAGCGCACTCATCGCCGAACTGCGGCGCCTGGACGGCTTCCCCGACGAACTCCTCGCCCACCCCGACATGCTCGACATCGTGCTGCGCACCGCCCGCGCCGACTACGCCCTCGCCGAGACCTACCGCCCCCGCCCCGGCGCCCTCCTGCACACCCCGCTCACCGTGCACCGCGCCACCGGCGACCCGGAGCTCACCGCCGCGGAAGCGGCCGGCTGGCGCGCGGCCACCACCGGACCCGTCCGCGAACAGACCTTCCCCGGCGGCCACTTCCACCTCGCCCACGAGCCGGCACCCGTCCTGCTCGACCTCACCGCCGACCTCACCGCCGACCTCTCCGCCCGCCTCGTCAGCGGCACGTCAGCCCGCCGACAGCCGCCCCCGCCAGCCTGGACGGGGACCACCACACGCCTACCGTCACCGAACACCGGGAGACCGATATGAGCAACCCCTTCGAGGACGCCGAGGGCACCTTTCTCGTCCTGGTCAACCACGAGGGCCAGTACTCGCTCTGGCCGTCCTTCGCCGAGGTCCCGGCCGGCTGGACCGTCGCCCTGCCGGCCACCGACCGCGAGAGCGCCCTGGCCCACATCACCGACCGGTGGACCGACATGCGGCCCCAGAGCCTCATCGACGCCATGAACGGCACGGCGGCGTGACCGCGGGCCTGCTCGAGGCGCCCGGGCTGGCCGCGGCCCCGCTGACCACCGCCGACCTGCACGCCAGCCTCACCGATCCGGCCCTGACCTCGATGACCCTCCTCAACGAGATCACCGGCAACTACCCCCAGGCCGTGTCGTTCGCCGCGGGCCGGCCCTACGAGGGCCACTACGACACCGAGGCCCTCCACCACCACCTGCGGCGCTTCACCCGCCACCTCGAGCAGGACCTCGGCCACAGCGAGGAACAGGTACGCCGCACCCTGTTCCAGTACGGGCCCACCAAGGGCGTCATCAACGACCTCCTCGTACGCCAGCTGCACACCGACGAACACATCACCGCCGACCCCGAAGCGGTCCTGGTCACCACCGGCTGCCAGGAGGCCATGGTCCTGCTGCTGCGCGCCCTGCGCCGCGACGCACGCGACACCGTCCTCGCCGCCGCCCCCACCTACGTGGGATTCACCGGGGCCGCCCGCCTCACCGAAATGACGGTCCGCCAGGTCCCCGAAGGCCCCGGCGGACTCGACGCCGCGGACCTCGCCCGCGCCGTGCGCGCCGCCCGCGCCGAAGGACTGCGACCGCGCGCCTGCTACGTCGTCCCCGACTTCTCCAACCCCGGCGGCGCCCGCATGTCGGAGGCCGACCGCCGCCGGCTGCTGCACGCCGCCGACGAGCTGGACATCCTCCTCATCGAGGACAACCCGTACTCGATGTTCCACGACGGCCAGGGCCGGCCGCCGACCCTGAAGTCGATGGACCGCTCCGGACGCGTCGTCTACATCGGCTCGTTCGCCAAGACCGCCTTCCCCGGCGCCCGCATCGGCTACGTCGTCGCCGACCAGCCCGTCGCCGAGGGCGGCCTGCTCGTCGACCAGCTCGCCAAGCTCAAGAGCATGCTCACCCTCAACACCTCGGCCCTCGCCCAGGCCGTCATCGGCGGCCTGCTCCTCGAGCACGGCTGCAGCATGGAACGAGCCTGCGCCCGCGAGGCCGCCGTCTACCGCACCAACCTGAACGTCCTCCTCGACGGCCTCGCCACCCGCTTCCCGCCCGGCAGCGGCGTCACCTGGAACACCCCCGCCGGCGGCCTCTTCGCCGTGCTGAGCGTGCCGTTCACCGCCGACGAAGCGGCCCTGGAGGAGTCGGCGGGCCGCTTCGGCGTCCTGTGGACACCGATGTACCACTTCTACGCGGGCACCGGCGGCCTGACCCAACTGCGCCTGTCCTACAGCGTGCTGACCCCCGACGAGATCACCACCGGCCTGGACCGCCTCGCCGCCTTCGTCGCCGCCCGCACGCCCCGCTGAAACCCGCCGGCGGGAGCCGGCCCCGGCGGGGCGGGCGCCCGGCCCGTGGCGGGGACGCCCACGGCCGCCGGGCCGCAGGGGGAGTCCGAGGACACCGCGCGAAGCGCGCCACCGCGCCCCGCAAGGGCGGGGAACGGCTGCCCGCGCAACGGACACCGGGCCCCACCGCCCCGGCCCCGGCCACCGGCCGCCCCCGCACCGCGGCCCGCCCCGTCAGCCGCACGTCAGCGGCACGTCGGCGGCCCCCGCCACGCTCGTGCCCGGACGGCGCAGGCCCCGCCGGGCCGGGGCCCGCCCGCGGCAAGCCCTCGGATCCGATTCAGGAGACACCCGATGACCACACTCCAGACCCCAGGCGCGCAGAACCCCGCGACCGCCGGACCGGGGGCGGACGAGGCACGCCGCACACCGCTCACCGAGGAGCAGCTGGGACTGCTGCTCCAGCATCGCGCCGACCCCGCCGCCTCCCCGTACAACGTGCCCCTCGCCCTCGACCTGCGCGGCCCGCTCGACGCCGCCGCGCTCGAGGCGGCGCTCGGCCGGCTCGTCGCCCGCCACCCGATGCTGTCCGCGCGCGTCGCCGACGACGACCACGGCGACGGCCCGCCCTTCCTCGACATCGACCCCGGCCGCGCCCCCCGCCTGGAGCGCCGCACCGCCGCCGACGACGGCGCGGACGCCGGCACGCTGCTCGCCGAGGCCCGCCGCGAACTCGACCTGGAACGGGACGGCGTGCTGCGCGCCGTCCTCCTCGGCCACGGCCCCGAGCACCACACCCTGCTGCTCGTCGTCCACCACCTCGTCGTCGACGGCGAGTCCACCGGCCTGCTCCTCGCCGACCTGCTCGCCGCCTACGAGCACGGGGACGTCCCCGGCCCCGCCCCCGCCGCCTTCGCCACCTACGTCGGCGAACGCGCCCGCGAGGCCGAGAAGGACACCGCCGCCGCGGAGACGTACTGGCGCGAACACCTCGACGGCGCCGACCTGACCGTCGACGTCCCCCTCGACACCCCCGCCGGAGACGACGGGCGCCGCGAGGCGGCCGTACCGCTGGAACTGGACAGCCGGCTCTGGAGTGAGATCACCGCGTTCTCCCGCACCCACCGCGCCGGAGCCGCCGCCGTCCTGCTCGCCGCCTACCTCAAGGCCCTCGGCACGTACGGCCGGCAGAGCGCGCCCACCGTCGGCGTGCCGCTCGGCGCCCGCACCGACCCGCGCTACGACCGCACCGTCGGCTACTTCGTACGCACCCTCCTGGTGCGCGCCCCCGCCCAGGACGAGGACCTGACCGCCGCCGGGTTCGTCACCGGCGTGCAGCGGGAACTGGCCCGCGCCGTCGACCACTCGCGGCTGCCGTTCCCGCGCATCGCCAAACTCGCCCCCCGCACCGGCTCCGGCGCCCCGTTCAACTGCACCTTCGTCCTGCACAGCTGGGCCGACGCCACCGCCGCCGCGACCGACGGCGTCGCACTGCGCGGCGGCCTGCGCGCCCACTGGCGCCAGGACGTGCCCACCCCGGGCCTGGGGCTGCTCACCCTGGAGCTGTACGAGGGCGACGGCCGGCTGCGCGGACGCCTCAAGTACGACGCCTCCCGCATCGAGGCCGCCACCGCCGAGGCGTTCACCGAACACGTCACCACCCTCGCCCGCCAACTGGTCCGCGAACCGGACGCCCCCGTGACCGGACTCGAGGGCATCGGCCCGCGCGCCCGCGCCACCCTCGACCACCTCAACGCCACCGACCACCCCGTCGCCGACACGGACATCGACACCCTGATCCGCGGCGTCGTCGAGGCCCGGCCGGACGCCGTCGCCGTCCGGTTCGCCGACCGCAGCTGGACCTACCGCGACCTGGACGCCCGCATCGAGGCGTACGCGGCCGGGCTCACCGCCCGCGGCGTGCGCGCCGGCGACCGGGTCGGCATCCTCCTGCCCCGCAGCGACGAGGCCGTCGCCGTGATGCTCGCGGTCCTGCGCACCGGGGCGGCCTACGTCCCCCTGGACGCCGCCCACCCCGAGGCGCGCCGCCGCCACATCGCCGACAGCAGCGGCATGCGGCTCGCGGTCGTGGACCCCTCGACGGCAGCGGCCTGCCCCCCGGGCCCGCAGCAGGTGCCGGCGGCCGAACTGGCCCAGCCCGGCACGGCGGCCGCGGTGCGCGGACCGGCCCCCTCCAGCGCCCTGCACATCCTCTACACCTCCGGCTCCACCGGCACCCCCAAGGGCGTCCAGCTCAGCCACCGCGCCCTGGTCACCGATGTGCTCGCCGCGATACGGCACTTCGGCATCGGCCCCGGCGACACGATGCTCCTCAAGGCGCCGTTCACCTTCGACGTCAGCGCCCACGAGATGCTCGTCGCCCTCGTCGCGGGCGCCCGGCTCGCCGTCGCACCGCCCGACGCGGAACGCGACCCCGACCTGCTGGCCGAGACCCTCGACCGGTACGGCGTCACGCTGCTGCACGCGGTGCCCTCCCAGCTCCGCCTGCTCCTGGAGGCGGAGAACTTCGGCGCCAACCGCAGCCTGCGCACCGTCGTCTCGACGGGCGAGTCCCTGCCCAACGAACTGCGCACCGCCTTCGAGGCCGCCCACCCGGCCCGGCTGCACAACGCCTACGGGCCGACCGAGACCTCCTACTCCACGGTCTTCTCCTGGGCCCGCGGCGACGACGCGTTCTGGACACGCCGCGCGGAGGTGCCGATCGGCGTGCCGTTCGACAACATCCGCTGCCACGTCCTCGACGAACACCAGCGGCCCCTGCCGCCCGGCGCGCCGGGCGAGCTGTGGATCGGCGGCGGCACCGTCTCCGACGGCTACATCGGCGACCCGGAACGCACCGCCGACCGCTACCGCACGCTCGACCTCGGCGGCCGCACCGAGACCGTCTACCGCACCGGCGACCTGGTCCGGCTGCTGCCGGGCGGCACGCTCACCCACCTGGGCCGCCTCGACGACCAGGTGAAGATCAACGGCAACCGGGTCGAACTCGGCGAGGTCCGGGCCGCGTTGCTGTGCCTCGACGGCGTCGAGGACGCCACGGTCCAGGCCGTCCGCCACACCCACGGCAGCCTCCAGATCGTGGCCCACGTGGTGGCTCCGGCGACGGACACGGCGGCGATCCGCCAGGCCCTGAAGCCCCTGCTCCCGTCCCACATGCTCCCGGCCCGCCTCCACCACGTCCCGCGCATCCCTCTCCTGCCCAACGGCAAGACCGACCGCCAGACCCTCGCCCGCCTGACCACGACGGCGGACGCCCCGGCGCCCGCGCCGGTCGCGGACGCCACCGTCCTGCCCACGGCGGGTGGTTCACCGCGGGAGGCGGTCACGGCCGCCGTCGACCGGGCGGCTTCGGCCGCCACCGCCCCGGCCCCGGCGCCCGCGCCGGCCCCGGCCGCCCACACCTCGCCCACAGCGGGTGGTTCACCGCAGGAGGCGGCCCCGGGCGCCGTCGACCGGGCGGCCATGGCGGCGGGGACCGCCCCGGCGTCCGCGCCGGTCGCGGACGCCACCGTCCTGCCCACGGCGGGTGGTTCACCGCGGGAGGCGACCCCGGGCGCCGTCGACCGGGCGGCTGTGGCCGCCACCGCGCCGGCCACGGCAGACGCCCCGGCCGCCGACACCCCGCTCGCATCGGGTGGTGCACCGCTGGAGGCGGCCACGGCCGCCACCGCCCCGGCGCAGCCGGTCGTCTCCCGGGCCCCCGACGGGGCCGGTGAGCCGGTGCCGGCCACCTCGCCCACGCCCACGCCCGCGCCTTCGGCGCAGGTGCTGGAGCGCGTGCGCGGCGTATGGGCGGAGCTGCTCGGGGACGCCGGGGACCAGGCGCAGTTCTTCGAGGCCGGCGGGGACTCCATCCTCGCCATGCAGCTCGTGTCCCGGCTGCGCCGCGCCGGGTTCACGCTCGCCATGCGCGACATCTACCGCAACCCCGTCCTGGCCGACCTCGCCGCGCACCTCGGCGCCGGGGTCCCGGACGCGCCGCAGGCCGACGAGAGCGGCGGCGACGGGACCCGGCCCGCCGCGCGGGCCGCCGGGCCGGTGTCACCGCTCGCGCCCGTGCAGTCGTGGTTCTTCCGGCACATCAGGACCGACCTCCACCAGTGGAACCAGTCCGTCCTGCTGGAGCTGAACGAAGCCGTCGACCCCACCGTCCTGCGGCTCGCCCTGCAGTCGGTCGTCGCCGCGCATCCCGCCCTGTCGGCCCGTTTCGACGAGGACCCGGACGACCCCGACGGCCCCGGCCGGCTCATGGTCCGCGCGGCACCGTTCACCGCCTACCCGGCACGGGAGGTGCTGTGGGAGCGGGACATCACCAGCGACCCGGAGCTCGACCGGGTGATGGAGGACCTCGAGCGCAGCCTGGACCCGCTGCGCGGCGTGCATGTGCGGGCCCTGCTCGCCCACGACCGGCGTTCCCCGGACGCCGCCCCGACCCATCTGCTGATCGCCGTCCACCACCTCGTCGTGGACGGGGTCTCCTGGCGCATCCTGCTGGAGGACCTCGAGCACGCCCTCGCCTCCCTCGCCGACGGGGCCCTGCCCGCCCTGCCCGAGGAGGCGTGCCGCTACGAGGACTGGGTCGCCTCACTGCCCGCCGTGGCCGCCCGGCCCGGCGAGGCCGACTACTGGCGCGCCCTCGCGGCGGCACGTGCCGAGGCCCAGACCCTGCTGCTGACCACGCCCGCGCCGGACGAGGAGCACATCCGCCGGGTCGAGTTCAGCCTCGACGAGGAGGCGACCGCCCGGCTCATCGGCCCGCTGCCGCGCCGGCTGGGCCTCCAGGTGCACCAGGTGATGACGGGCGCGTTCGCGCAGGCCCTCGCCCGCTGGCGGGGCAGCCGCGCCGTCACCTTCGACGTGGAGACCCACGGACGGCACGGCCGCGACGAACTGTTCCGTACCGTCGGCTGGTTCACCTCCATCCACCCCGTCGTCCTGGGCGCGGACCGCTCCGTGCACCCCGAGCAGTACCTCGCCCAGATCGGCGCGGCGCTGACCGCCGTACCGGACGGCGGCGTCGGCTTCGGCGCCTGCCGCGAGTTCTCCCCGGACGCCGGGCTGCGCACTCTGCTGCGTGACCTGCCGCCCGCCCTGGTGTGCTTCAACTACTACGGTCAGGCCGACCAGTTGAGCCCGAACGGCGGTTTCCGTATGTCGGGCCGTCCCATCCCGCGCGAGCACTCCGCCCGCTGCGAGCGCGTCTACGGCATCGAGGTGTACGGCATCGTCCACGGCGGCCGCCTGCGCATGGGCCTGACCTGGGTGCCGAGCCCGGCGGACGGTGTGGACGAGGCCGGCGTCGACGCGCTCGTGGAGCAGATGAGCTGGGTGCTGGCCACGCTCGCGGGCGCCGACCCGCACGCCGTGACCCCGGCCGAGATCACCGCGCCCGGCGCCACCGGCCCCGCCCCGCGCCCCGCCCGTCCCACCGCCCCTCCCGCCGTCCTCGCCCACAGCGGCGACGACGGGAGCGACCACGGCGGCGCCGGGGA
Coding sequences within:
- a CDS encoding enoyl-CoA hydratase/isomerase family protein, which codes for MRTPTLAAEAPATDAAPAVLLRALPARPPALTGEFTKDRAAVTAYLDTTMRLIADLPPRTERDPDRQRDAAAVHDGAHTLRHRFLATHAERVYAELTDGLTRTPRLDELTALAARHFPGLVPTPAQLADDARHMQRNKEGWEIAVGIFFQAVLSAPAAGNHLLRSMLRPTTRARAALLDYQLTGRADLGIATVTRRDGIAHLELCNDEFLNAEDDAAVEALETGCDLVLLDPASHVGVLRGAAQTHPAHAGRRVFSAGINLTHLYHGDISLLGFLLRREAGYIAKFVRGLCLEDGTGDTGDNWWPDADKPWVGAVDAFAIGGGLQILPVMDRVVAADDAWFSLPAMEEGLVPGVSNLRLLHPAGSRLTRRLIFWGHKLNARDPEAAVIVDETAPADTMDSAVERAAQHLDHPAVGANRRMLNLVEEPADLFRRYLARYAYEQARLLHSPALISTLERTWINRNRGGSR
- a CDS encoding thiamine pyrophosphate-dependent enzyme, which encodes MTVLDAPAAPPPAAPAGPPLPAATALALYRAMVTGRAFDRQATAFTRQGRLAVYPSSHGQEACQTASVLALRPTDWLFPTYRESVALLTRGIDPVEVLTLFRGDRHCGYDPHAHRTAPQCTPLATQCLHAAGLADAARMRGHDTVALAYIGDGATSEGDFHEAVNYAAVRRAPVVFLIQNNQYAISVPLAKQTAARTLADKAAGYGAAGVRIDGNDAAAVHTAVARAAHRARTGGGPTVVEALTYRIEAHTNADDDTRYRSAEEVAAWADKDPVARLEHRLLADGVLDEDTLAGITREAQDLTARLRRTFASPPRRDPAEMFQHVYHQPPPHLRSQAALLAAETAAATGEDA
- a CDS encoding alpha-ketoacid dehydrogenase subunit beta, coding for MPTDPAAARTGKSTADGTVTMAKALNTALRDALRADENTLVFGEDVGTLGGVFRVTDGLAREFGDDRCFDTPLAESAIIGTAVGMAMYGYRPVVEMQFDAFAYPAFEQLVSHVAKFRARTRGQLPLPLTVRIPYGGGIGGVEHHSDSSEIYYMATPGLTVVTPATVADAYSLLRRSIDWPDPVVFLEPKRLYWHKEKTGLPTDTGPLGWAAVRRRGTDATLVTYGPALPAALAAAEAAAESGLSLEVIDLRTLAPFDEETVAASVDRTGRAVVVHEAHGFAGPGAEIAARITERCFYHLEAPVRRVTGFDVPYPAPLLESHYLPDVQRILDAVATLEWPARRTAAA
- a CDS encoding thioesterase II family protein; the encoded protein is MNTRTTGPWYRSPDPRPGATVRLLCFPHGGGTTAAYHHWPALLPDSVELHAAQYPGHADRITEPLQHDLHTLADQAAAAARPLTGGPYALYGHSLGALVAYETALRLQAAGSPPQRLVVSGMPAPHLVRPGAVHRAGDSALIAELRRLDGFPDELLAHPDMLDIVLRTARADYALAETYRPRPGALLHTPLTVHRATGDPELTAAEAAGWRAATTGPVREQTFPGGHFHLAHEPAPVLLDLTADLTADLSARLVSGTSARRQPPPPAWTGTTTRLPSPNTGRPI
- a CDS encoding MbtH family protein, producing the protein MSNPFEDAEGTFLVLVNHEGQYSLWPSFAEVPAGWTVALPATDRESALAHITDRWTDMRPQSLIDAMNGTAA
- a CDS encoding aminotransferase-like domain-containing protein, encoding MTAGLLEAPGLAAAPLTTADLHASLTDPALTSMTLLNEITGNYPQAVSFAAGRPYEGHYDTEALHHHLRRFTRHLEQDLGHSEEQVRRTLFQYGPTKGVINDLLVRQLHTDEHITADPEAVLVTTGCQEAMVLLLRALRRDARDTVLAAAPTYVGFTGAARLTEMTVRQVPEGPGGLDAADLARAVRAARAEGLRPRACYVVPDFSNPGGARMSEADRRRLLHAADELDILLIEDNPYSMFHDGQGRPPTLKSMDRSGRVVYIGSFAKTAFPGARIGYVVADQPVAEGGLLVDQLAKLKSMLTLNTSALAQAVIGGLLLEHGCSMERACAREAAVYRTNLNVLLDGLATRFPPGSGVTWNTPAGGLFAVLSVPFTADEAALEESAGRFGVLWTPMYHFYAGTGGLTQLRLSYSVLTPDEITTGLDRLAAFVAARTPR